ACGGGCGGCCACGGCACTCCACACGTCACCTTGAGGGTCCCCGATGAGCACGTCTCTCGATTCCGGCTGGTTCACCGAAGTCTTCGACAGCCACGGCAGCGCCTTCTCGCTGAAGGTCTCCGAGAAACTGCACGAGGTGCAGAGCCCCTATCAGCACCTCGAGGTCTATGCCACCGAGACCTATGGCAACCTGATGGTGCTCGACGGTTGCGTGATGCTCACCGACCGCGACAACTTCCTCTATCACGAGATGATCGCGCATCCGGCGCTGTTCACCCATGCCGACCCCAAGCGCGTGGTGATCATCGGCGGCGGCGACTGCGGGACCCTGCGCGAGGTGCTGCGCCATCCCGGCGTCGACAGGGTCACCCAGATCGATATCGACGAGGAGGTGACCCGGGCCGCCGAGCGCTTCTTCCCGGCGCTGACCGAATCCAACGGCGATCCCCGCGCGGAACTGCTGTTCGCCGACGGCGTGAAGTGGGTCGACGAGGCGCCCGACGACAGCGTCGACGTGCTGATCATCGACTCCACCGACCCCGTGGGGCCGGCCGAGGGGCTGTTCAAGACCGACTTCCTGCGCCGCTGCCATCGCATCCTGCGATCGGGCGGCGTGATGGTGCAGCAGAGCGAGTCGCCGCTGTATCACAGCGGCTCGATCATCCGTGACCTGCGTCGCGACATGGGCGAGGCCGGCTTCGACAGCGTGGCCACGCTGCCCTTTCCCCAGCCGGTCTACCCCTCGGGCTGGTGGAGCGTGACCCTGGCCGGCAAGGCCGCCGACGTCACGAGCTTCCGGGAGGCCGCCGCGGCGGCCTCCGAGATGCCCCTCGAGTACTATACCGCCGCGGCCCATCGCGGGGCCCTGGCGCTGCCGCCCTTTATGCGCCGGCTGCTGGAAGACTGACGGCAGAGCCGCTTTGCTGAACGACGCCCCCCGGCCACGGCCGGGGGGCGTCGTGTCGGGGGTCACAGTCGCGGTTCGCGCTCCGGCACCGGCTCCGCCTGGCCGCCGGCCAGGTCGAGGGTCGGCTCGTCCTGGGGGCGCGGGCGGCGCGGCGCCGGACGGGTCACCCGGGCGCTGCCGAGGACGGTGTCCTCGGTCTCCGCCGGTTGCGCCGCCGAGGTCCAGGCCTGCTCGGCGGCGTGCACCGCGGGACGGCGCTCGAAGGAGCGGGTGACCACGGCGGCGGGGGCGAAGCCGGCGCGCTGGCCGGCCAGGTGGTAGGGCAGCAGCCACAGCTCGGCGAGCAGGCGCAGCCCGATCATGGCCAGCAGCAGCGCACTGCCGCCCAGGGCGAGACGGGGGGCGGCGGCCAGCCAGCCGCTATCGGCGAGCCAGGGGGTCTGGGCGGCCAGCCACAGGCCGCCGGCCATCAGCAGGCCGATCTGGAGGGCGGCGTGGCAGAACAGCAGGGTGCGTCGCGGCAGGGGATGACGGGGAAACAGGAAAGACCGCATGGGGAATCCTCCGGGGCGGCGGGATGGGCGTGCCGGGCGATGGCACCAGCGATCCGGGCCGGTGGGCGGGCATCCTACCCCAGTCGACGGCCCGGCGGCAGTGTCCGCGGACGCCGACGCCGGGTGTCGCTCGACGCCGCCAGTTGACGCTCCGGGGGTGCCTTGCCAATGTTGAGAAGGCAGGCGGAGAGTCCTTCGCGTGCCTTTCAGCATCAAGGAGCGACTATGACGACCTATATCGTGGTGGCCGATGCCGCCAGGGCTCGGGTCTTCACCCGGGATGCACTGAAGCTTGAAGAGAAGGATAGCCTGGTGCATGCCGAAGGGCGGCTGCACGAGGGCGATCTGGTGACCGACCGCAGCGGGGATGTCCACGAGTCGACATCCACGACGGCGCGCTCCGCCGGCGGCGAGAGCGTGGCGACCCAGCATCACGAGACGATCTTCGCCCGGGAGGTCGCCGATCGCCTCTATCGCGCCCGGGTCGAGAATACCCTGGATAAGCTGATCCTGGTCGCCCCCCCGCGCTTTCTCGGCCAGCTGCGTGACAAGCTCGATCCCCCCACCGCCAAGCTGGTGATCCATACCCTGTCCAAGGACCTCTCCAAGGCCAGCCTGGCCGATATCCAGGAGGCGGTGAGCGACCTGCGCTGACCCGCCCCTTTCCCGACGCTCCCGCCGGGGGGCCGCCCGGCCCCGCGGCGGCTCGAAGCCCCGTCGCGACCCGTCCGGCAGGCTCAGGAATAGTGGGGAAGGTCGATCTGGTCGCTGCGGCGGATGCCCTCGGTCATCTGCCGGCAGAGCTTGAGGAACTCGCGCATGCCGGGCGCCAGGTACTTGTGACGGTGCCAGATGAAGGCGAACTGGCGGCTCAGGTCGAGTTCGGGGGTGGGAATCGGCACCAGGCTGCCGCGGCGGAAGGCATCGCGCAGGGCCAGCTTGGAGACGCAGCCGATGCCCAGCCCGGACTCCACGGCGCGCTTGATGCCCTCGGTGTGTTCCAGCTCGAGCAGGGTGTTGAAGCGGCCGCGCCGGTGCCGCGCGGCCTGCTCCAGGGTCAGGCGGGTGCCGGAGCCCTGCTCGCGCATGATCCAGGCTTCGCGCAGCAGCCGGTCGAGCTCCACCGGCCCCTGGTCGGCCAGGGGATGGCGGGGCGAGCAGAACACCGCCAGCTCGTCCTCGACCCAGGGCTGGGTGATGACGTCGTCGTCCTCGCACTGCCCCTCGATCAGGCCCAGATCCAGCTCGTGGTGGCGCACCCCCTCGATGATGGTGCGGGTGTTGCGCACCTGCAGGCGGATACGGCTGCCCGGGTGATGCTGCATGAAGTCGCTGATCAGCAGGGTGGCCAGGTAGTTGCCGATGGTCAGGGTGGCGCCCACGTCGAGGGTGCCGATGCCCTGTTGACCGCGCAGCAACTCCTCCACCTCCTCGGCGCGGTCGAGCAGGGCCACGGCCTTGGGCAGCAGCTGGAAGCCCAGGGCATTGAGCTTGAGGCGCTTGCCGATGCGGTCGAGCAGGCGGCAGTCGAACTGGCGCTCGAGCTCCGCCAGGGCGGTGCTGGCGGCGGACTGGGACAGTGCCAGGGCACGGGCGGCATGGGAGACGCTCTCGTGCTGGGCCACGGCCACGAACACCTCGAGCTGGCGCAGGGTATAGCGCATCCGGCGATCTCCATGAGGACATATCGGTAGTATAGATAAGCTTTATCCATACAATCCATTTAACAGATATTGTCGCGTCTCTTAGAATCAGCTGCAAAGCATATCGACGCATTTATGCGTTTCTGGAATATATAGGAGCCGGCATGAGCAAGTTCGCCCTGGAAGAAGTCCTCAGCGTCCATCACTGGAACGATACCCTGTTCAGCTTCAAGACCACCCGGGAGCGCAGCCTGCGCTTCAAGAACGGCCAGTTCGTGATGATCGGCCTCGAGGTCGACGGCAAGCCGCTGATGCGGGCCTACTCCATCGCCAGCCCCAACTACGAGGATCACCTGGAGTTCTTCAGCATCAAGGTGCCCGACGGCCCCCTGACCTCGCGCCTCCAGCACCTCAAGGTTGGCGACCAGATCATGGTCAGCCGCAAGCCCACCGGCACCCTGGTCACCGACGACCTGCTGCCGGGGCGTAACCTCTACCTGCTCTCCACCGGCACCGGGCTGGCGCCGTTCATGAGCCTGATCCAGGATCCCGAGGCCTACGAGCGCTTCGAGAAGATCGTGGTGGTGCACGGCGTGCGTTCCGTGAGCGAGCTGGCCTATGCCGACTTCATCACCAAGGAGCTGCCGGCGCATGAATATCTGGGCGAGGAGATCAGCGAGAAGCTGGTCTACTACCCCACGGTGACTCGGGAGGAGTTCCACACCACGGGGCGCCTGACCGACCATATCCGCAGCGGCAAGCTCGCCGAGGACACCGGCCTGCCGGCCCTGGACCCCAAGCAGGATCGCGCCATGATCTGCGGCAGCCCGGCGATGCTCGACGACACCAGCGACCTGCTCGACGAGCTCGGCTTCAATATCTCGCCGCGCATGGGCGAGCCCGGTGACTACGTGATCGAGCGTGCCTTCGTCGAGAAATGAGCGACCCGGCTTCGCCGGGAGCGATAAGCCGTAAGCTTGAAGCTGGAAGAGAAGACCCCCGTGGCCAGGCTACGGGGGTCTTCCGTTTGCAGCGGCTGGTAGTACGCTGACTGGCTTCGAGCGTCGAGCTTATGGCCCCCGGCCAAGCCTGCTAGAATTCCCGCCTTCATGTCCCCTACAAGGCATTGCCGTGCTGTCCCTGCTGGCCGATCGCATCTCCCGACACCTCGAGCAGTCCCCCAGGTCGCCCAAGTATCTGTGCATGCGTGATGCCATCATCGAGCTGATCGTCGAGGGATGGCTACCGGAAGGGACGCGGCTGCCCACCGAGCAGGAACTGGCCGCCGCCCTGCCGCTGAGCCTGGGGACCGTGCAGAAGGCCCTGCGCGACCTGGTGGAAAGTGGTGAGCTCTATCGTCAGCGTCGCTTGGGCACCTTCGTCGCCGGCGGCGACCATCGACGCGAGATCACCACGCCGGCCTTCGGCTTCCTGCGTCCCGACGGGACCCGGGTCCGCATGGTCTTCATCCGGCTGCTCAAGCGTGAACGGCTCACCCGCCAGGGGGCCTGGAGCGAGTTGCTGGGCGACGGCCCGAGCGGCCACGTGCGCCTGGTGCGGCAGGACCGCATCGACGGGGCCTTCGACTGTCATACCGAGATCTACCTGCGAGGCGACATGGCCGGCTCCCTGCTCGAGATGCCGGCCGAGGCCCTGGAGCACGAGAGCGTGCTGCCCCTGCTCGAGGCCCGGGGGCGGCTGACGGTCAGCCACGCCGAGAACCGGGTGCGCCTGGTGCGCCTGCCCAAGGCCGCGGCCCGGGTCATGCTGCCCGACCTGGCCGAGACACCGCCCCTGGGGTTGCGCCTCGAGACCCTCTATCGGCTGGCCGACGACATCACCGTCGCCTGGCAGATCATGCACATTCCCGCCAACGACTACCGCCTCTCCCTGCGCACCCAGCTGCGCTAGCCATGTGACCCCCTCGCGTCACGGGACCGTCTCGTCTGTCGGGCCGACGCCCAGGTGGGCGGACCCGGGTGTATCGGGCTGTCCGCCAAATACTATATAGTATTGACAGGATGAGCGGCCCGCCTATACTGGGGCGCATTGGATCAAATAATAAATATGGTTTCTTATTTGAGCCGACCAGGGATGACCCATCACTCCCCGATCGATGAGGAACACGTCATGAGTTGGACCCCCGTCTGCAAGACCGACCAGGTGCAGGAAGACTTTCCCTATTCCGCGAAGATCGACGGCAAGGAGATCGGCGTCTATGTGCTCGATGGCGAGTACTACGCCCTCGAGGACGTCTGCCCCCACGCCTATGCCCTGCTGTCCCAGGGCTTCGTCGAGGACGGCCAGGTGGAGTGCCCGCTCCACGAGGCCACCTTCGACATCAAGAGTGGCAAGTGCCTGCGCGAGCCGGCCGATCGTGACCTCCACGTCTATCCGGTGCGGATCATCGACGACGAGGTTCAACTGCAGGTGAGCGAGGAGAGCTAAGGCATGGCCCAGCAAGACTACAACCCCCAACTGAAGACCTGGCAGCGCATCATCCCCTCCAGCGAGCCCGGCCAGGGCCACATCGAGGTGCCGGGCGGCTTCGCCAACCCCGTCTGGCAGACCCGCCAGAGCGTGCCGGGCCCCTTCGAACTGGAACTGGTGGAGGCCCTCGAGGAGGTGTTCGCCGAGGGAGTGACCGAGCTGGACGCCCTGGTCGACGGCCTCAATGCGCGCGATCGCCATGACCGCAACGGCCATGCCTGGACCCAGGAAAGCTTCCTTCGGGAGATGGCGGTCCTGGGGCAGTAAGCCCCCGGTTGCCGACGTTCACGCCTTCGCACAATCAACAACGAGGTCGAGTCATGACTAGTGCATCCTCCGTCGACAGCGCCGTCCAGGACTACCTGGACAATGGTCTGTGTTCCCTCTGGTATCCCGTCGCCGCCAGCTGGGAGGTCGGCAGCAACCCCGTCGGCATCACCCGCCTGGGCGAGAACCTGGTGCTGTGGCGCGGCCATGACGGCACCCTGCATGCCGTCGAGGACCGCTGCCCCCACCGCGGCGCCCGCCTCTCCAAGGGCTGGAATCTGGGCGACCGCCTGGCCTGCTGGTATCACGGGGTCGAGGTCAACGGCGAGGGCGAGGTCTGCGATGTCCCGGCGATCAGCAATAGCCCGCTGGTCGGCCAGCCCTGTGTGCGGCGCTACCCCATCCAGGAGGCCCACGGCGCCATCTTCGTCTACTTCGGCACCACCCCCGACGAGGAACCCAGCGAGCTCGAGCTGCCCGAGCAGCTGACCGACACCGAGACCTACGGCCACTTCCTGTGCACCGCCACCTGGAAGTGCAACTACCAGTACGCCGTCGACAACGTCATGGACCCCATGCACGGCACCTACCTGCATTCGGATTCGCACTCCATGGCCGAGGGCGACCGCCAGGCCGAGATGGTGCTCGAGCCCACCGAGAGCGGCTTCATCTTCAAGAAGACCGGCCAGACCGGGGTCAACTTCGACTGGGTGGAATACGGCAACACCGGGGCCCTGTGGCTGCGCCTGTCGATCCCCTATCAGCAGCGCTTCGGCCCGGGCGGCCCGTTCTGGATCGTCGGCATGGCCGTGCCCGAGGACAAGGACAACACCCGAGTGTTCTTCTGGCGGGTGCGCAAGGTCGATGGCTGGCAGCGTCAGGTGTGGCGCTTCTTCTACCGCACCAAGCTCGAACGGCTGCACTGGGACGTCCTGGAGCAGGATCGCATCATCCTCGAGAACCTGGCGCCCGACGCCCGTCATCACGAGAACCTCTACCAGCACGACGTGGGCCTCTCAAGGCTGCGCCGGGTGATGCTGGAGATGGCCAAGAAGCAGCTGGCCGCGCGCCAGCAGGCGGCCTGAGATGGCGCAGATGCTTTCCGGCAAGCGCATCCTGGTGACCGGCGCCGCGCGCGGCCTGGGGCGCAGCGTCGCCGAGGCCGCCGCCGCCGAGGGCGCCCGGCTGGTGATCAGCGACATCCTCGAGGCCGAGTTGGAGCAGACCGCCGCGGCGCTGCGCGAGGGCGGCGCCGAGGTCGAGGCGCATGTCATCGACCAGGCCGACCCCGCCTCCATCGAGGCGGGCATGGCCCGCCTCGCCGACGGCGGCCCCCTGGACGGGCTGGTCAACAACGCCGCCATCGCCACCGGCGTCGGCGGCGAGACGCTGATGGACTACGACATGGCCCTCTGGGACAAGGTGATGACGGTCAACGTGCGCGGTGCCTGGCTGATGACCCGGGCCGCCGTGCCGCTGTTCGAGGCGGCCGGCGGCGGCCGAGTGGTCAACCTGGCCTCGGACACCGCCCTGTGGGGCGCGCCCAGGCTGATGGCCTATGTGGCCAGCAAGGGCGCGGTGATCGCCATGACCCGCGCCATGGCCAGGGAACTCGGCGAGCGCGAGATCGGTGTCAACGCCGTCGCCCCGGGGCTGACCCACTGCGAGGCCACCGAGTATGTCCCCCAGGAGCGCTACGACTTCTATGCCCAGGGCCGAGCCCTGAAACGCGAACAGCAGCCCGACGACGTGGACGGCACCATCCTCTACCTGCTGTCGGACTGGTCGACCTTCGTCACCGGGCAGGTGATCCCGGTCAACGGCGGCTTCGTCTTCAACTGAGGTGGTGCACATGGCAAGCGATATCCAGCACATCGTGGTGATCGGTGGCGGCCAGGCCGGCGGCTATGCCTGCAAGGCGCTGCGTGGCGAGGGCTTCGAGGGCCGCCTGAGCGTGGTCGCCGACGAGCCCCACGACTTCTACGAGCGGCCGCCGCTGTCCAAGGGCGTGGTCACCGACAGCGAACCGCTGCCGCGGCTGTTCCCGGCGGATAGCCTGGCGGCCCTCGATATCGACTGGCGGCGCCCCCACCGTGCCATCGAGATCGATCGCCAGGCCGGCGAGGTGGTGCTCGACGACGGCGAGCGGCTGCCCTACGATCGGCTGCTGATCGCCACCGGCAGCCGGCCGCGGCTGCCGGTGGCCGAATGGGCGAGCATCGCCAACGTCATGACCCTGCGCACCTGGGACGACGCCACCCGACTCAAGGCCAAGCTCGAGGGCAGCCGCCGGGTCGGCGTCATCGGCGGCGGCTGGATCGGCCTGGAGGTGGCCTCCAGCGCCCGCAAGCTGGGCGTCGAGGTGGACGTCTTCGAGCGCGCCCCGGCGCTGTGCGGTCGCAGCGTGGGCCCCGAGGTGGCCGAGGCGATCCGCGAGCTCCACGAGCGCCACGGCGTCGGCCTGGCACTCGACCGCCAGGACATCCGGCTGAGCGAGGAGGTCGACGGCCGGGTGGCGATCACCGCCGACGGCGAGGCCCACGAGCCCTACGACCTGGTGGTGGTGGGCGTCGGCGTCGAGATCAACCTGGAGCTGGCCCGCGACGCCGGGCTCAGGACCGAGCAGGGGATCATCGTCGATGCCGCCGGGCACACCTCCGATCCCAGGATCTTCGCCGCGGGTGACGTCTCTCAGCATCCCCATCTGGGGCTCTGCCTGCAGTCCTGGGCCTATGCCCAGAACCAGGCCCGGGTGGTGGCCGACGCCATGCTCGGCAAGGAGGCGCATTACGACGAGCCGGCCTGGCTGTGGTCCGACCAGCACGGCGTCAACATCCAGATCCTCGGCGTGCCCAGTGGCGAGCCCCATTGCGTGGTCCGCCCGGATCCGCAGGGGCCAGTGTTCTTCTATCTCGACGACGAGAGTCGCCTGGTGCAGATGGTGGCCTTCGACCAGCCGCGCGCCATCAAGCTCGGCAAGCGCTGGCTGGCCGCCGAACGGGTGCTCGCCCCCGAGGCCCTGGGCGATCCCGACTACAACCTGATGCAGCTGCGCTGAGCCGGCCCCCCTGATGACGTGACGACACAACGATAACGGGTGAACCCATGTCCGATACTGCCGCCCCGGCCCTGACGGCCGGGGCCTTGCCCGATGCCGGGCCATCGAGTGGCGCGCGGCGCTGGCTGGTGCCCCTGGCCCTGCTGGCCTGCGTGATCCTGTCCTTCTTCGACAAGATCAGCGTCGCCGTGCTGATCTCGAGTCCCGCCTTCCAGGCCGACCTGGGCCTGGAGGGCGAGTCGACCCGCCTGGGACTGCTGATGACCGGCTTCCTGCTGTCCTACGGGGCCTCGTCGATATTCCTCGGCTTCCTCGGCGATATCTTCAGCCCGCGG
The Halomonas sp. M4R1S46 DNA segment above includes these coding regions:
- a CDS encoding SDR family oxidoreductase; translation: MAQMLSGKRILVTGAARGLGRSVAEAAAAEGARLVISDILEAELEQTAAALREGGAEVEAHVIDQADPASIEAGMARLADGGPLDGLVNNAAIATGVGGETLMDYDMALWDKVMTVNVRGAWLMTRAAVPLFEAAGGGRVVNLASDTALWGAPRLMAYVASKGAVIAMTRAMARELGEREIGVNAVAPGLTHCEATEYVPQERYDFYAQGRALKREQQPDDVDGTILYLLSDWSTFVTGQVIPVNGGFVFN
- a CDS encoding host attachment protein, whose protein sequence is MTTYIVVADAARARVFTRDALKLEEKDSLVHAEGRLHEGDLVTDRSGDVHESTSTTARSAGGESVATQHHETIFAREVADRLYRARVENTLDKLILVAPPRFLGQLRDKLDPPTAKLVIHTLSKDLSKASLADIQEAVSDLR
- a CDS encoding GntR family transcriptional regulator; protein product: MLSLLADRISRHLEQSPRSPKYLCMRDAIIELIVEGWLPEGTRLPTEQELAAALPLSLGTVQKALRDLVESGELYRQRRLGTFVAGGDHRREITTPAFGFLRPDGTRVRMVFIRLLKRERLTRQGAWSELLGDGPSGHVRLVRQDRIDGAFDCHTEIYLRGDMAGSLLEMPAEALEHESVLPLLEARGRLTVSHAENRVRLVRLPKAAARVMLPDLAETPPLGLRLETLYRLADDITVAWQIMHIPANDYRLSLRTQLR
- a CDS encoding NAD(P)/FAD-dependent oxidoreductase; translated protein: MASDIQHIVVIGGGQAGGYACKALRGEGFEGRLSVVADEPHDFYERPPLSKGVVTDSEPLPRLFPADSLAALDIDWRRPHRAIEIDRQAGEVVLDDGERLPYDRLLIATGSRPRLPVAEWASIANVMTLRTWDDATRLKAKLEGSRRVGVIGGGWIGLEVASSARKLGVEVDVFERAPALCGRSVGPEVAEAIRELHERHGVGLALDRQDIRLSEEVDGRVAITADGEAHEPYDLVVVGVGVEINLELARDAGLRTEQGIIVDAAGHTSDPRIFAAGDVSQHPHLGLCLQSWAYAQNQARVVADAMLGKEAHYDEPAWLWSDQHGVNIQILGVPSGEPHCVVRPDPQGPVFFYLDDESRLVQMVAFDQPRAIKLGKRWLAAERVLAPEALGDPDYNLMQLR
- a CDS encoding aromatic ring-hydroxylating oxygenase subunit alpha, with the translated sequence MTSASSVDSAVQDYLDNGLCSLWYPVAASWEVGSNPVGITRLGENLVLWRGHDGTLHAVEDRCPHRGARLSKGWNLGDRLACWYHGVEVNGEGEVCDVPAISNSPLVGQPCVRRYPIQEAHGAIFVYFGTTPDEEPSELELPEQLTDTETYGHFLCTATWKCNYQYAVDNVMDPMHGTYLHSDSHSMAEGDRQAEMVLEPTESGFIFKKTGQTGVNFDWVEYGNTGALWLRLSIPYQQRFGPGGPFWIVGMAVPEDKDNTRVFFWRVRKVDGWQRQVWRFFYRTKLERLHWDVLEQDRIILENLAPDARHHENLYQHDVGLSRLRRVMLEMAKKQLAARQQAA
- the speE gene encoding polyamine aminopropyltransferase, producing MSTSLDSGWFTEVFDSHGSAFSLKVSEKLHEVQSPYQHLEVYATETYGNLMVLDGCVMLTDRDNFLYHEMIAHPALFTHADPKRVVIIGGGDCGTLREVLRHPGVDRVTQIDIDEEVTRAAERFFPALTESNGDPRAELLFADGVKWVDEAPDDSVDVLIIDSTDPVGPAEGLFKTDFLRRCHRILRSGGVMVQQSESPLYHSGSIIRDLRRDMGEAGFDSVATLPFPQPVYPSGWWSVTLAGKAADVTSFREAAAAASEMPLEYYTAAAHRGALALPPFMRRLLED
- a CDS encoding ferredoxin--NADP reductase, with translation MSKFALEEVLSVHHWNDTLFSFKTTRERSLRFKNGQFVMIGLEVDGKPLMRAYSIASPNYEDHLEFFSIKVPDGPLTSRLQHLKVGDQIMVSRKPTGTLVTDDLLPGRNLYLLSTGTGLAPFMSLIQDPEAYERFEKIVVVHGVRSVSELAYADFITKELPAHEYLGEEISEKLVYYPTVTREEFHTTGRLTDHIRSGKLAEDTGLPALDPKQDRAMICGSPAMLDDTSDLLDELGFNISPRMGEPGDYVIERAFVEK
- a CDS encoding LysR family transcriptional regulator — its product is MRYTLRQLEVFVAVAQHESVSHAARALALSQSAASTALAELERQFDCRLLDRIGKRLKLNALGFQLLPKAVALLDRAEEVEELLRGQQGIGTLDVGATLTIGNYLATLLISDFMQHHPGSRIRLQVRNTRTIIEGVRHHELDLGLIEGQCEDDDVITQPWVEDELAVFCSPRHPLADQGPVELDRLLREAWIMREQGSGTRLTLEQAARHRRGRFNTLLELEHTEGIKRAVESGLGIGCVSKLALRDAFRRGSLVPIPTPELDLSRQFAFIWHRHKYLAPGMREFLKLCRQMTEGIRRSDQIDLPHYS
- the nirD gene encoding nitrite reductase small subunit NirD, with translation MSWTPVCKTDQVQEDFPYSAKIDGKEIGVYVLDGEYYALEDVCPHAYALLSQGFVEDGQVECPLHEATFDIKSGKCLREPADRDLHVYPVRIIDDEVQLQVSEES
- a CDS encoding recombinase-like helix-turn-helix domain-containing protein gives rise to the protein MAQQDYNPQLKTWQRIIPSSEPGQGHIEVPGGFANPVWQTRQSVPGPFELELVEALEEVFAEGVTELDALVDGLNARDRHDRNGHAWTQESFLREMAVLGQ